A region from the Melioribacter roseus P3M-2 genome encodes:
- a CDS encoding glycoside hydrolase family 2 protein: protein MNYKFIKLLFTTSLILAVLSCGSEKQFVRNSIDLSGTWQFELDPDNKGIDEKWYAGDLSDSVSLPGTTDSNKKGYINNDTTTLHLNREYKYEGAAWYRKKIVAPDNFKGKHIVLTLERTKPSTLWIDDKFIGNSYLLQSPQRYDISDVLTPGTHFITLRIDNDLKLTPYGNAHIYSDDTQTNWNGIIGKIFIEATEKTFIKGLSVKPDIANKKAAVEIKLENGLEIPEIEVELKMSLIEDGRKDELKSIEYKVSADSVIRVAYYFDESPKLWDEYRQPLYELTALIKNGKIIDAKTVKFGMREFKAERKQFSVNGRKTFLRGKHDAAVFPLTGYTPTDVESWMRIFEIAKSYGINHYRFHSYCPPEAAFEAADRVGIYLQAELPFWGGLESDSVAERLKKEGVGMLSSYANHPSFVMFGAGNEIWSGHERVVKIITELKSIDSTLLYTTGANNNIGYREPEEISDYYIGARTPYERDTVLTHLRLSQAFADSREGGILNGFYPSTRINFDYPVSKIKIPVISHEVGQYQIYPDYSEIKKYTGVLKPWNLEIFRKRMIRNGLEDMDKEFRRASGAWSAICYKAEMEAALRTKNMAGFQLLDLQDFPGQGTALVGILDAFMDGKGVVSVDKWKQSCNDVVLLLEFPGYCRRSNEIFEGNLKIANYSDKKIEDDIEWELTDGKNIIESGVIKNYVSEQGTLSDAGKIEIKLSADKPSRFNLKLKYAQYANEYPLWVYPSEKNRIDFGDITVADKIDEAIIEKLRGGNKVLLFPDHKTIENKSLAGLFTPDFWNYGMFKSISENNKKPVSPGTLGILTDPDHPLFEYFPTDFHTNWQWFSIIKASRPLILNKLKNYKPIVSVIDNLERNYRLGLIFELKVGKGSLLVCTADLEKITDYPEAFSLYKSIVNYMKSDAFNPSYSVDERQLKELF from the coding sequence ATGAATTATAAGTTTATTAAACTGTTATTTACAACTTCCCTGATTCTTGCCGTTTTATCATGCGGAAGCGAAAAGCAATTCGTCAGGAATTCAATCGATCTTTCGGGGACGTGGCAATTCGAACTCGATCCGGATAATAAAGGGATTGATGAAAAATGGTACGCCGGGGATTTATCCGATTCCGTTTCGCTGCCGGGCACAACCGACTCGAACAAAAAAGGATACATCAATAACGATACGACGACTCTCCATTTGAACAGGGAATATAAGTACGAAGGCGCGGCGTGGTACCGCAAGAAAATTGTAGCGCCCGATAATTTCAAAGGCAAGCATATAGTACTTACGCTCGAAAGAACAAAACCTTCGACGCTCTGGATCGACGATAAATTCATCGGCAATTCGTACTTGCTGCAGTCGCCGCAGCGCTATGATATTTCAGACGTTCTCACTCCCGGAACTCATTTCATTACGTTGAGAATCGACAACGACCTCAAACTGACTCCTTACGGCAACGCTCATATTTACAGCGACGACACTCAAACCAACTGGAACGGAATTATAGGAAAGATATTTATCGAAGCGACAGAAAAAACATTTATAAAAGGTTTGAGCGTTAAGCCCGATATCGCTAATAAAAAAGCCGCTGTGGAAATCAAACTCGAAAACGGATTGGAGATTCCAGAAATCGAAGTGGAATTAAAGATGTCGTTAATCGAGGACGGAAGAAAAGACGAACTCAAGTCGATCGAATATAAAGTTAGCGCGGACTCCGTAATTCGCGTCGCATATTATTTCGACGAAAGTCCGAAATTATGGGACGAATATCGTCAACCTCTTTACGAACTGACCGCTCTTATCAAAAACGGAAAAATTATCGACGCCAAAACGGTTAAATTCGGGATGAGAGAATTCAAAGCCGAAAGAAAGCAATTCTCTGTAAACGGAAGGAAAACGTTCTTGAGAGGCAAACACGACGCGGCTGTTTTTCCGTTGACCGGTTACACTCCCACGGACGTCGAAAGCTGGATGAGAATATTCGAAATTGCAAAGTCGTACGGGATCAACCATTACAGATTCCACAGCTATTGTCCGCCGGAAGCGGCATTCGAAGCCGCCGACCGCGTGGGGATATATCTTCAGGCTGAACTCCCTTTCTGGGGCGGACTCGAATCCGACTCGGTCGCAGAACGCCTTAAAAAAGAAGGCGTCGGTATGCTGAGCAGTTACGCCAATCATCCTTCGTTTGTAATGTTCGGCGCGGGCAACGAAATCTGGTCGGGACATGAACGCGTTGTGAAGATTATAACTGAATTGAAATCTATCGACTCGACTCTGCTCTATACGACGGGCGCAAATAACAATATCGGGTATCGCGAACCCGAAGAAATTTCCGACTATTATATCGGCGCCAGAACTCCTTACGAACGCGATACAGTATTGACACACCTGCGTCTTTCGCAGGCTTTTGCAGATTCCAGAGAAGGGGGAATTCTTAACGGTTTTTATCCTTCGACTCGAATAAATTTCGACTATCCCGTAAGCAAAATCAAAATTCCGGTTATCAGTCACGAAGTGGGGCAGTATCAGATTTATCCGGACTACTCCGAAATTAAAAAGTACACGGGAGTTTTGAAGCCGTGGAATCTGGAAATATTTCGCAAAAGAATGATTCGGAACGGCTTGGAGGATATGGATAAAGAATTTAGAAGAGCCTCCGGCGCCTGGTCGGCTATCTGCTACAAAGCTGAGATGGAAGCCGCATTGAGAACAAAGAATATGGCGGGGTTCCAGTTGCTCGATCTGCAGGATTTTCCCGGACAGGGTACGGCGCTGGTCGGTATTCTCGACGCGTTTATGGACGGTAAGGGCGTAGTATCGGTAGATAAATGGAAACAATCCTGCAACGACGTCGTTCTGCTGTTGGAATTTCCCGGGTATTGCCGGCGGTCGAACGAGATTTTCGAAGGCAATTTAAAGATTGCAAATTATTCCGATAAAAAAATCGAGGATGATATCGAATGGGAATTGACCGACGGGAAAAATATAATTGAATCGGGAGTTATAAAGAATTACGTATCCGAACAGGGAACGCTGTCGGACGCCGGAAAAATTGAAATTAAACTCTCGGCAGATAAACCCTCCCGTTTTAATCTTAAGTTGAAATACGCTCAATACGCAAACGAGTATCCTCTATGGGTTTATCCTTCCGAAAAAAATAGAATTGATTTTGGGGATATAACCGTCGCCGATAAAATTGACGAGGCAATAATTGAAAAACTCCGCGGCGGAAATAAAGTATTGCTTTTCCCCGATCATAAGACGATTGAGAATAAAAGTTTGGCGGGGCTGTTCACTCCCGATTTCTGGAATTACGGCATGTTCAAAAGCATAAGCGAGAACAACAAAAAGCCCGTATCGCCGGGCACGCTCGGAATTCTTACCGACCCGGATCATCCCTTGTTCGAATATTTCCCGACGGATTTTCATACGAACTGGCAATGGTTTTCGATTATTAAAGCCTCGCGTCCGTTGATATTGAACAAACTAAAGAATTATAAGCCGATTGTAAGCGTTATCGACAATCTCGAACGGAATTACAGACTCGGACTCATTTTCGAATTAAAAGTAGGAAAAGGCTCGCTGCTTGTGTGTACGGCTGATCTGGAAAAAATCACAGATTATCCGGAAGCGTTCAGTCTTTATAAATCGATTGTGAATTATATGAAGTCGGATGCGTTCAACCCTTCGTATAGCGTCGACGAAAGACAATTGAAAGAACTGTTTTGA
- a CDS encoding dicarboxylate/amino acid:cation symporter → MKLLKSLTFWIFAGFVFGVLFGYLFRESILPVANPAAAIFINSLKMIVMPIIIFSIASGILNIESGKELRKLGVKTFLYYVTTTTLAIITGQILVTLVKPGSNVTNLVSANVENIPAAEGSILDILIDIIPTNPISAMAEGNVIQVIFFMILFSLIIMRFQDKYRTFYNDFFQGGFNIMMEMVRWIIWLAPVGVFGIVAGIVAETGFDAIIGLMKYFFTVLGGLLFHAFVTLPVILSMFGGMNPWLHFKNMLLAIETAFFTSSSMATLPITMECVINNDKVEPKVANFVLPIGATVNMDGTALYEAVAVIFIAQAYGIELTFIQLIIVLLTTVLASIGAAAIPMAGFVMITIILKAVGLPLEGVGLVLAVDRLLDMVRTTVNVWSDSCGAVVVNNLSRKET, encoded by the coding sequence ATGAAGTTATTGAAATCTCTCACTTTCTGGATTTTTGCCGGTTTTGTATTCGGCGTTTTATTCGGCTATCTCTTCAGGGAAAGCATTCTGCCCGTTGCAAATCCGGCGGCTGCGATTTTTATCAATTCTTTGAAAATGATTGTAATGCCGATAATCATCTTTTCGATTGCCAGCGGAATTTTGAATATCGAATCCGGGAAGGAATTGAGGAAACTAGGCGTTAAAACATTCCTTTATTATGTCACCACCACAACGCTTGCCATTATAACCGGGCAAATTCTCGTTACGCTCGTAAAACCCGGTTCGAACGTTACGAATCTCGTATCGGCAAACGTGGAAAACATTCCCGCCGCAGAAGGAAGCATTCTCGATATCCTGATCGACATTATTCCGACCAATCCGATCAGTGCAATGGCGGAAGGCAATGTAATTCAGGTAATCTTTTTTATGATTTTGTTCTCGCTGATCATTATGCGGTTTCAGGATAAATACAGGACGTTTTATAACGACTTTTTCCAGGGCGGATTCAATATAATGATGGAAATGGTGCGCTGGATTATCTGGCTTGCGCCCGTGGGCGTCTTCGGAATTGTAGCCGGCATTGTGGCGGAAACCGGCTTCGATGCGATTATCGGATTGATGAAATATTTCTTTACCGTTCTCGGAGGGCTCCTTTTCCATGCCTTTGTGACTCTCCCGGTAATTCTTTCCATGTTCGGAGGAATGAATCCGTGGCTTCATTTCAAGAATATGCTGCTTGCCATCGAGACGGCGTTTTTTACGAGCTCTTCGATGGCTACTCTGCCGATTACAATGGAATGCGTAATCAATAACGATAAAGTGGAACCGAAAGTTGCTAATTTCGTACTGCCGATAGGAGCCACGGTAAATATGGACGGAACTGCGCTCTACGAAGCCGTAGCCGTTATCTTTATAGCACAGGCATACGGCATAGAACTGACTTTTATTCAATTAATTATCGTATTGTTAACGACGGTTCTGGCTTCGATCGGAGCGGCGGCTATTCCGATGGCCGGCTTCGTTATGATTACGATTATTTTGAAAGCCGTCGGTCTGCCGCTCGAAGGCGTCGGACTTGTTCTGGCAGTCGACAGACTCCTTGATATGGTGCGTACGACGGTAAACGTATGGAGCGATTCGTGCGGCGCTGTCGTGGTAAACAATCTCAGCCGGAAGGAAACATGA
- a CDS encoding NAD-dependent epimerase/dehydratase family protein, with amino-acid sequence MKKIKAIITGATGMVGEGVLHECLLHPEVESVLVINRKTCGVERDKLKEIILKDFFDLSSIEKELKGYNACYFCAGVSSIGKKEEEYKHITYDLTINFAKKLLKLNPDMTFCYVSGSGTDSTEKGRIMWARIKGKTENDLLKLGFKDAYMFRPGYIQPIKGLKNTNKAYKLFAPLYPVWKALFPKFVVTLEELGKAMINASLYGYTKKILECEDIAKLATE; translated from the coding sequence ATGAAAAAAATTAAAGCAATCATAACAGGTGCAACCGGAATGGTCGGAGAAGGCGTTCTGCACGAATGCCTTCTGCATCCTGAGGTAGAATCCGTATTAGTAATAAACCGCAAAACCTGCGGAGTAGAGCGCGATAAATTGAAAGAAATTATTCTCAAAGATTTTTTTGATCTTTCATCAATTGAAAAAGAGTTGAAAGGATATAATGCATGTTATTTCTGTGCAGGCGTTTCATCAATCGGTAAAAAGGAAGAAGAATACAAACACATCACCTATGATTTAACAATCAATTTTGCAAAAAAGTTATTAAAGCTAAATCCGGATATGACCTTTTGTTACGTTTCAGGTTCCGGAACTGACAGCACAGAAAAAGGAAGAATAATGTGGGCGCGTATTAAAGGTAAAACGGAAAACGATTTGCTCAAATTGGGATTCAAAGACGCTTATATGTTCAGACCGGGTTATATTCAGCCTATAAAAGGATTGAAAAACACTAATAAAGCCTATAAATTGTTTGCGCCGCTTTATCCCGTTTGGAAAGCGTTGTTTCCCAAATTTGTAGTTACTCTTGAGGAGCTGGGGAAAGCGATGATAAATGCATCGCTTTACGGATATACTAAAAAAATATTAGAATGTGAAGATATTGCGAAATTAGCTACGGAATAA
- a CDS encoding SDR family oxidoreductase yields MNKNKFGSKGWTPERIGSLIRKIYVITGATSGTGFEASKILLSKGAKVVMLNRNVQKSAEVIAGLKNELGDDIDAFSIQIDLGDLASVRKAAEEVLENVPRIDALICNAAIAQVPKRQLTVDGFESQLGVNHFGHFLLQGLLFSLIEKSKGRIVTVGSMGYKLGLKTIKFDNLNRDKDYNANDAYSQSKLAQIMSVYELQDRLKKAGRNDVKVYACHPGASRTSLIKTSGSLIMRFIWFLMTLSPFVQSAVKGSYPEVMCATEEDLNQEGFYGPTGRGYWTGPVGECKLEPFAKDKKAAEKLWDISEKAVEFKWNL; encoded by the coding sequence TTGAACAAAAATAAATTCGGATCAAAAGGCTGGACGCCTGAGCGAATCGGTTCGCTCATAAGAAAAATATACGTAATCACAGGCGCTACCAGTGGGACGGGTTTTGAAGCGTCAAAAATACTTCTTTCCAAAGGCGCTAAAGTTGTTATGTTGAACCGTAACGTTCAAAAATCCGCAGAGGTAATCGCCGGGCTGAAAAATGAATTGGGCGACGATATAGACGCATTCTCTATTCAAATAGATTTGGGAGACCTGGCTTCGGTGCGAAAAGCCGCGGAGGAAGTTCTGGAAAATGTCCCGCGAATTGACGCTCTGATCTGCAACGCGGCAATCGCACAAGTGCCCAAACGGCAATTGACCGTTGACGGTTTTGAAAGTCAACTGGGAGTAAACCATTTCGGTCACTTTCTGCTGCAAGGTTTGCTTTTCTCGCTCATTGAAAAATCAAAAGGACGCATCGTGACGGTTGGCAGTATGGGTTATAAGTTGGGACTAAAAACTATCAAATTTGACAACTTGAACAGGGACAAGGATTACAATGCGAACGACGCTTACAGCCAAAGCAAATTGGCGCAGATTATGTCCGTCTATGAATTGCAAGACAGATTGAAAAAAGCCGGCAGGAACGATGTGAAAGTTTATGCTTGCCACCCGGGCGCTTCCAGAACTTCATTGATTAAAACAAGCGGCAGCTTGATTATGCGTTTTATATGGTTTTTGATGACGCTGTCTCCTTTTGTACAATCAGCCGTAAAAGGATCATATCCGGAAGTAATGTGCGCTACAGAAGAGGACCTGAACCAAGAAGGGTTTTATGGGCCTACCGGACGGGGTTACTGGACAGGCCCGGTTGGAGAATGCAAATTGGAACCCTTCGCAAAGGATAAAAAGGCAGCGGAGAAATTATGGGATATTTCAGAAAAGGCTGTTGAATTTAAATGGAATTTATAA
- a CDS encoding aldo/keto reductase produces the protein MKYKPLGNTGLYVSELTLGTMTFGEKEGPFAQMIGATGQELATKMVNLSLDAGINLFDTANVYNFGESEIMLGKALGSKRKEALIATKVYNPFGKSANSLGASRLAIMREVEASLKRLGTDYIDLYQVHNWDTTTPIEETLRALDDLVRQGKVRYIGLSNFNAWQIAKADGVSKLYNLERFCSVQAYYSLVGRELEREILPAAIDLGLGTLIWSPLAGGFLSGKFTRESEAEGRRKNFDFPPVNKEKGFAVIDKLKEIAESKNASVAQIALAWLLHKQGVTSVIIGARREEQLIDNLKSVDIELTDEEMKQLDDVSAIAPEYPNWLPSMKRGDDLFSRFT, from the coding sequence ATGAAATACAAACCGTTGGGAAACACCGGTCTTTATGTTTCTGAACTTACGCTCGGAACAATGACCTTCGGTGAAAAAGAAGGACCTTTTGCGCAAATGATCGGCGCAACCGGACAGGAACTTGCAACTAAGATGGTAAATTTATCCTTGGATGCCGGAATAAATCTTTTTGATACCGCCAACGTTTATAACTTCGGCGAATCTGAAATTATGCTCGGAAAAGCGTTGGGTAGCAAGAGAAAAGAGGCGCTTATTGCAACAAAGGTTTATAACCCGTTCGGCAAATCAGCAAACTCGCTTGGCGCAAGCAGACTGGCGATTATGCGCGAAGTCGAAGCCAGCTTGAAACGGCTTGGAACAGATTATATCGACCTTTATCAGGTTCATAACTGGGATACAACAACGCCAATAGAAGAAACATTGCGCGCGCTGGATGATTTAGTCCGCCAGGGAAAAGTGCGGTATATCGGGTTATCTAACTTTAACGCTTGGCAAATCGCAAAAGCCGACGGCGTTTCGAAATTATATAATCTTGAAAGGTTCTGCTCCGTTCAAGCCTATTATTCATTGGTTGGACGTGAATTGGAAAGAGAAATTCTACCCGCGGCAATTGACCTCGGTTTGGGTACTTTAATCTGGAGTCCTCTGGCAGGCGGATTTTTGAGCGGCAAATTCACTCGTGAAAGCGAAGCTGAAGGAAGAAGAAAAAACTTCGATTTTCCGCCGGTCAATAAAGAGAAGGGATTTGCCGTTATTGACAAATTAAAAGAGATTGCGGAAAGCAAAAACGCTTCCGTAGCGCAAATTGCTTTAGCTTGGCTCTTACACAAACAAGGCGTAACAAGCGTAATAATCGGAGCGCGGAGGGAAGAGCAATTGATTGACAATTTAAAATCAGTCGATATTGAATTGACCGACGAAGAAATGAAACAGCTTGACGATGTAAGCGCAATAGCGCCTGAATATCCAAACTGGTTGCCATCAATGAAGCGGGGCGACGATCTGTTTAGCAGATTTACCTAG
- a CDS encoding MBL fold metallo-hydrolase, translating to MSGDSSRLSVTWLGHSTLLINLDGYRIMTDPVLAKRISLFGPSRYNGDAPVEIDQIPQLDIVVISHNHYDHLNRRTIEKLRDRVKRFVAPLGVGAQLIKWGVPAEKIVEMDWWDELTIDGLFVACTPSQHFSGRGLFDRDKTLWASFILKGASHKIYFSGDSGYFKGFERIGQKYGPFDITFLECGAYDSSWHHIHMFPEETIQAHLDLEGKVLHPIHWGTFNLALHDWYEPMERFLAEANRKGIQYATPIVGESTLYPNRLPQKNWWRLKEPEQIKYESNVGFQNKITISKSINSI from the coding sequence ATGAGCGGGGATTCGTCACGTCTTTCCGTTACTTGGCTTGGTCATTCCACTTTGCTTATTAATTTGGATGGCTATCGCATAATGACCGACCCGGTGTTGGCAAAACGGATTTCGCTCTTCGGTCCGTCTCGTTATAACGGCGATGCGCCGGTAGAAATAGATCAGATACCTCAACTTGATATCGTAGTAATTTCCCATAATCATTACGACCATCTCAATCGCCGGACTATTGAAAAACTACGCGATCGGGTGAAACGATTTGTTGCGCCACTTGGCGTCGGCGCTCAATTGATTAAATGGGGCGTTCCCGCCGAGAAAATTGTTGAGATGGATTGGTGGGATGAATTGACGATTGACGGTCTGTTCGTTGCGTGCACGCCTTCTCAACATTTTTCCGGACGTGGGCTTTTCGACCGCGATAAAACACTGTGGGCTTCTTTTATTTTGAAAGGCGCATCGCATAAAATTTATTTCAGCGGTGATTCCGGTTATTTCAAAGGATTCGAAAGAATCGGGCAAAAATACGGACCGTTTGATATAACATTTCTAGAGTGTGGCGCTTACGATTCTAGCTGGCATCATATTCATATGTTTCCCGAAGAAACTATACAGGCTCATCTTGACCTTGAAGGCAAAGTTTTGCATCCGATTCATTGGGGCACGTTTAATCTGGCGCTGCACGACTGGTATGAACCGATGGAGCGATTTTTAGCCGAAGCAAACCGGAAAGGAATTCAATATGCGACGCCAATTGTAGGCGAGTCTACTCTATATCCGAATAGGCTGCCTCAAAAAAACTGGTGGAGACTGAAGGAGCCGGAACAAATTAAATATGAGAGCAACGTGGGTTTTCAAAACAAAATAACAATTAGTAAATCGATTAATTCAATATAA
- a CDS encoding TetR/AcrR family transcriptional regulator encodes MRIQDENKKEAIFKATVKLVNEIGFVSSSVSKIAKEANVSPATIYIYYKNKEDLLTSTYLQIKRRMGKAMLKDFNENDPVRDIFYKIWINTSDFIYKHPELANYAEQFQNSPYYDSVDSKEAESSFEPMLKVIKKGIEQKIIKDVSLEIIGAFIYYPVFILSNPRRNRNNALSRKNAEKAFQLAWDAIKL; translated from the coding sequence ATGAGAATTCAAGACGAAAATAAAAAAGAGGCTATCTTCAAAGCGACGGTAAAACTTGTGAACGAAATCGGGTTTGTTTCGAGTTCCGTCTCAAAAATTGCCAAAGAAGCCAACGTATCGCCCGCTACCATTTATATCTATTACAAAAACAAAGAAGACCTACTGACTTCAACATACCTTCAAATTAAAAGGCGGATGGGAAAGGCGATGCTTAAAGACTTTAATGAAAACGACCCTGTAAGAGATATTTTCTATAAAATATGGATTAACACTTCTGATTTTATATACAAACATCCCGAATTGGCAAATTACGCAGAGCAATTCCAGAATTCTCCGTATTACGATTCGGTCGATTCTAAAGAAGCGGAAAGCAGTTTCGAACCCATGTTGAAGGTAATTAAAAAAGGAATAGAACAAAAAATTATTAAAGACGTAAGTCTGGAAATCATAGGGGCGTTTATTTATTATCCGGTTTTTATATTGTCAAATCCGCGCCGAAACCGTAATAACGCCCTAAGCAGGAAAAACGCGGAGAAAGCTTTCCAACTTGCCTGGGACGCAATTAAATTATAA
- a CDS encoding TolC family protein produces MRFTSVLILLLFTAIYSVSAQQAKDSLEVGRQKIKLNEAIETALKNNPNLAVYEYEIKSLDKQKIQAGLIPNPEANFEAENFLGGKELSGFKGSEFTLYASQLFELGGKRSSRIALAENEVNAAKGEFELRKIELISNVKETFFNLYRILKQIELQKKFIKLNEDILSTIVKQVKAGKTSPAEESKVKVALINSRIELDRLQRESLSASSTLSSLLGTTAKRYEPVFDFYENIFSPPDREDVIAGLEEIPLIKIIETEKVLRAARLELEKSQAVPDLTVSGGVRYLRELNTHSFVAGISIPLPFFNRNQGNIQSAEVLLRQVDEIKKASKLLVISKINSSLNNLLSAFNNSTRLKNEIIPQSEKAYEITRQGYLQGRFAFIDLLDAQRTLFDAEAQYWLELADYYKSLIELENLTGKTFIK; encoded by the coding sequence ATGCGCTTTACAAGTGTATTAATTCTCTTGTTGTTCACTGCGATTTATTCCGTAAGCGCGCAACAAGCAAAAGATTCATTAGAAGTAGGTCGTCAGAAAATTAAATTGAATGAAGCGATTGAAACTGCGTTGAAAAATAATCCTAATCTGGCTGTTTACGAATATGAGATTAAATCGCTGGACAAACAAAAAATACAAGCCGGACTAATTCCAAATCCCGAGGCGAATTTCGAAGCGGAGAATTTTCTCGGCGGAAAAGAGTTAAGCGGATTTAAAGGGAGCGAATTCACTTTATATGCAAGTCAACTTTTTGAGCTTGGCGGAAAAAGAAGCAGCCGGATTGCTCTTGCCGAAAATGAAGTTAATGCCGCAAAAGGAGAGTTTGAACTTAGGAAAATAGAGTTGATTTCTAATGTGAAGGAAACCTTTTTTAACCTCTATAGAATATTAAAACAGATTGAGCTTCAGAAAAAATTCATAAAATTAAACGAGGATATTCTGAGTACAATAGTAAAACAAGTTAAGGCGGGAAAAACTTCACCGGCTGAAGAATCAAAGGTAAAAGTAGCCCTGATTAACAGCCGTATTGAATTAGACAGGCTTCAGAGAGAATCATTATCAGCCTCGTCAACTTTAAGCTCTTTGCTTGGAACAACTGCAAAGCGGTATGAGCCGGTATTTGATTTTTATGAAAATATTTTTTCACCCCCGGATAGAGAAGATGTAATTGCTGGCTTAGAAGAAATCCCGCTCATCAAGATTATTGAAACCGAAAAAGTATTAAGAGCGGCAAGGCTTGAACTTGAAAAATCCCAAGCGGTACCCGATTTAACTGTTAGCGGCGGCGTGAGATATTTACGAGAACTTAATACACATTCCTTTGTCGCCGGTATTTCGATACCTCTTCCTTTCTTCAACCGAAACCAGGGCAACATTCAATCCGCGGAAGTTTTATTGCGCCAAGTTGACGAAATAAAAAAAGCGAGCAAACTTCTGGTTATTTCAAAAATAAATTCCTCTTTAAATAATTTATTAAGCGCTTTCAATAATTCTACAAGATTGAAAAATGAAATTATCCCCCAATCGGAAAAAGCTTATGAAATTACAAGACAGGGTTATTTGCAGGGAAGGTTTGCATTTATAGATCTGTTGGATGCGCAACGAACTTTATTTGATGCAGAAGCTCAATACTGGCTTGAGTTGGCTGATTACTACAAATCTTTAATTGAACTGGAAAATTTAACAGGGAAGACATTTATAAAATGA
- a CDS encoding efflux RND transporter periplasmic adaptor subunit → MKIIVICLTVSLLFFIAGCSDGQNDDTVNTEGHNETEKHSEVVNIDANQFKELGIKLDKVAPQNIQVHSDLTGEIVLIPDNTAHIIPRFNGIVKKVFKKIGDRVKKNDVIAIIESNASLVPYEVKSSIDGIILDLHMTPGELIGDEKHAATIANLNSVWAELNIYQKDLHKIKIGQNAIVYFDNPENGIKGKIFYISPTVDEQTRTSTARVKLNNSNGFWKPGMFISAKVATGSTKVEKAVKLNAIQNFEGGKVVFVKDKDGFEPRQVTIGKTNSHYAEILRGLNLGDTYVAEGAFVIKSELMKESFGGGHGH, encoded by the coding sequence ATGAAAATAATTGTAATATGTCTCACAGTATCATTATTGTTTTTTATAGCCGGATGTTCTGATGGACAGAATGATGATACAGTTAATACAGAAGGACACAACGAAACAGAAAAACATTCGGAAGTAGTTAATATAGATGCAAATCAATTCAAAGAATTGGGAATTAAGCTAGATAAGGTTGCTCCTCAAAATATTCAGGTACATTCCGATTTAACGGGAGAAATTGTACTAATTCCCGATAATACAGCTCATATTATTCCAAGATTTAACGGAATAGTAAAAAAAGTATTCAAAAAAATTGGCGACAGAGTAAAGAAAAACGATGTTATCGCAATTATAGAAAGCAATGCAAGTTTAGTTCCCTATGAAGTTAAATCTTCAATTGACGGCATAATTTTAGATTTACACATGACGCCGGGTGAATTAATCGGAGATGAAAAACATGCCGCGACTATCGCAAATTTAAATAGTGTATGGGCAGAGTTAAACATCTACCAAAAGGATTTGCATAAAATCAAAATAGGGCAAAATGCTATTGTCTATTTTGACAATCCTGAGAATGGGATTAAAGGTAAAATATTTTATATAAGTCCTACTGTTGATGAACAAACCAGAACTTCCACGGCCAGGGTTAAGTTGAACAATTCAAACGGATTTTGGAAGCCCGGTATGTTTATTTCAGCAAAGGTAGCAACAGGTTCAACCAAAGTTGAAAAAGCCGTAAAACTAAATGCTATTCAAAATTTTGAAGGCGGAAAAGTGGTTTTTGTAAAAGATAAAGACGGCTTTGAACCCAGACAGGTAACAATCGGGAAAACAAATTCACATTACGCAGAAATATTAAGAGGATTAAATCTCGGTGATACTTATGTTGCCGAGGGAGCGTTTGTCATTAAATCGGAATTAATGAAAGAGTCATTCGGCGGCGGCCACGGTCACTAA